The following is a genomic window from Chryseobacterium sp. StRB126.
TATGGGATTGTGATGCTGGTTACAAAGACCAAAATGCATATGCCCGGTGAAGATAAGATCATTAGCCAGAATTATATTAAAACCTTTTTTAATGGTTTTTTCTTTAATCTTTTAAATGTCGGAGTCATCCTTTTCTGGTTGGTAACGGTAATTTCCGTAAGGAATCAATATCCGGACACCAGCAGTTTTATTTTATACATAAGCATTGTAATAGGAACTTATCTTGGCATTGATCTTGCGAAGATATTTTTGGCAAAGCAATTTCACGATAAACTTACCCAGAAACTGGCCAATAGGATCAGAAGAGTTGTAGGAGTGATTCTTATCGTATTCAGTTTCTTTATCTTCCTTCAGAGCTTTAAAACATTCAATCAGTTTGACAGACAACTGGAAGAAGCTGAGAAAAAAGAAGTAAAATATCAACAAACAAAATGAAAAAAAATATCTTTCCAAAAGCTCTTAAAAAAGGAGCTAAAATAGCTGTTATTTCCCCTGCCGGAGCTGTAGATACTTCTCAGTTAGAAAAGGGAATAAAATTAATTAAAAGTAAAGGATTTGAACCTG
Proteins encoded in this region:
- a CDS encoding LysE family translocator, which encodes MLELVLSAVILGFMLSLVFIGPIFFLLIETSFSRGPKHALSLDLGVITADLLCIVAAYYASADIVTLIDKHPGFYRITSILIFVYGIVMLVTKTKMHMPGEDKIISQNYIKTFFNGFFFNLLNVGVILFWLVTVISVRNQYPDTSSFILYISIVIGTYLGIDLAKIFLAKQFHDKLTQKLANRIRRVVGVILIVFSFFIFLQSFKTFNQFDRQLEEAEKKEVKYQQTK